From the bacterium genome, the window CGGGCCAGCATGGCCGTCGGGCTGGAGGCCCGCGTCCCCTTCCTGGACGTCGACCTGGTGGAGTTCACGATGCGGCTCCCGGCCGCACTCAAGATGCGGGGGCTGCGACGCAAGGTCGTGCTCAGGGAGGCCATGCGGGGGCGACTGCCCGACTTCGTCCTGCGCCGGCGCAAGGCCGGTTTCAACGCGCCGGTTTCCGACTGGCTCCGCGGCTCCTACCGCGAAGTGGCCGAGGAGCTGTTCGGCGGCACCTCCCGCCTTGTGGACCTGGACCACCCGGTGGTGCGGGGATTGTGGCAGGAGCACCGGCGCGGCGAGCGGGACCACGGCTTCAGCCTCTGGTCGCTGGCCGCCCTGTTGCTCTGGGAGCGTTCGGTGCTGCAGCCCCCCGCCGTCGGACGGCGCGCAGGAGAGGCGGAGCGATGAGCGGCTCGACCACCACGCCCCCCGAACGGTCACGACCGGTAGGGGGGGAGACCATGTCCCCTTCCCTGAGCGAGGCCAGGAACTACTATGCCTGGATCATGGACCGGTTCGTGCCGTATCTCGGCCGGCGGGTCCTGGACGTCGGCGGAGGGCACGGCCCGCTGCTCGACCACGTCGTCGCCCAGGGGCGATCGGTCACCGCGGTGGATCTCTCGGCCGACTGCGTGCGGGAAATACAGCTGCGCTTTCGCGGCCAGGCGCTGGAGGCCCGGCAGGGGGACATCGCGGATCCGGCCCTTGCCGCCGAACTGGCCGGCGAGAGGTTCGACACCGTGCTGTGCGTCAACGTCCTGGAGCACATCGAGAGGGACGGGGCGGCCCTCCGCTCGCTGGCGGACATCCTGCGCCCCGCCGGCGGTCGGCTCCTCCTGCTGGTGCCGGCCCATCCGTTTCTCTTCGGGGCTCCGGACGAGCTGGCCGGCCACTTCAGGCGCTATTCGCGGAAGGGGCTGCGAGGACTGCTCGAAGCGTCGGGCTTCCGGGTGGAGCGTCTCTCCTTCTTCAACGCCCCGGGTGTCATACCCTACTTCATCACCTCGCGCCTTGTCCGGCCGCGGAGCCTGGGGGGCGTGGTGGACACCCAGTTGCGCTGGTACGATCGCCTTGTCGTCCCCGTCGCGCGGCGCCTGGAGCCATCCGTGGGGATGCCCTTCGGGCAGTCGCTGACCGCGGTGGCCGTCCCCCGCGGGGAGCCGAACGGCGGCCGAAGCGGCTAGGGGGCCGGGAGCCCCCGACACAGTTCCGCCGCGATCAACTCCCCCGCGGCGCGGTGCCCGCGCTCGTTCCAGTGTCCCTCGCCCTCGTGGCCCCCGAAGCCGTGGAAGAACACCCCCGTGCGGCTCGCGCGCTCGGCCAGCGGCGGCGCGAGTGACAGCGACGGCACGCCGAGGCGCGCGCAGGCGGCGGCGATCCGCCGGTCCGGGTAGAAGAGATCGTCGATCCCCCGGGCCCGCGCGTACGCCTGACGGGCGGCCGGGTCGGGGTGCACCTGCGCGGGGTTCGAGAGGCTGACGACCAGCAGCCGCGCCCCGTGCGCGCGCACCTCGTCGGCCATCAGCCCGAGCAGCCCCTCCGTCACCCGCCAGGCGCGCTCCCAGGCCGCGTCGCGCGGTGGACGGTAGACTTCGTCGTCGAGGCCGGCGGATGCGCCCGTGTCGGCCGCAGGGGGAGCCGGCGCCGCGGGCGCATGTGCCGCGTCCGCCGCCGACTTCAGCAACTGGAGCACGCGGACCCGATTCAACACCTCCGAGGCTGCCTCCCGCAGCCGCAGCCGCCACGGCGGGGGGAAGCCGGCGCGAAAGCCTTCGTCGAGCACCAGCCGCCCGTCGCGCTCGACGAAGTACGGGCGGGTCGGATCGCGCTCCAGCTCGCGCGAGTTGTTGCGTACGTCGTTCCCGGTTACGAAGGCCAGCACGACGACGTCCGGGTCGTAACGCCACGCGTCGTGCCGCAGCGCGAGCAGCTCCTGCGCGGTACCGTAGCCGGAGACGCCGAAGTTGATGACCTCGACGCGGCGACCCGCGAGCGCCCCGCAACCGCCCAGCTCGCGCTCGAGCACCGACCAGAACGTCTGCTCCATGGGGAGCTGCATCGCCTCGGCGTAGGAGTCGCCGAGGACCGCGATCCGCAGCGTGCCCGGCGGCTTCGCCAGGGCGTGCTCGCGGTCGCGCAGCCCGCGGCTGCTGATGCGCACGAAGTCGCGCCCCTCGCGGTTCCAGAGGCCCGCGGCCCCGGGGCGAAGCACGCCGCCTCGCTGGTAATCGCGCGTGTAGAAGGACGGCGCCGAGAACCCGGCGACCCGCAGTCCGACCTCGGCGACGGCCAGCGCGGCGA encodes:
- a CDS encoding class I SAM-dependent methyltransferase: MSPSLSEARNYYAWIMDRFVPYLGRRVLDVGGGHGPLLDHVVAQGRSVTAVDLSADCVREIQLRFRGQALEARQGDIADPALAAELAGERFDTVLCVNVLEHIERDGAALRSLADILRPAGGRLLLLVPAHPFLFGAPDELAGHFRRYSRKGLRGLLEASGFRVERLSFFNAPGVIPYFITSRLVRPRSLGGVVDTQLRWYDRLVVPVARRLEPSVGMPFGQSLTAVAVPRGEPNGGRSG
- a CDS encoding SGNH/GDSL hydrolase family protein, coding for MSAPLRRHLALLGASILAALAVAEVGLRVAGFSAPSFYTRDYQRGGVLRPGAAGLWNREGRDFVRISSRGLRDREHALAKPPGTLRIAVLGDSYAEAMQLPMEQTFWSVLERELGGCGALAGRRVEVINFGVSGYGTAQELLALRHDAWRYDPDVVVLAFVTGNDVRNNSRELERDPTRPYFVERDGRLVLDEGFRAGFPPPWRLRLREAASEVLNRVRVLQLLKSAADAAHAPAAPAPPAADTGASAGLDDEVYRPPRDAAWERAWRVTEGLLGLMADEVRAHGARLLVVSLSNPAQVHPDPAARQAYARARGIDDLFYPDRRIAAACARLGVPSLSLAPPLAERASRTGVFFHGFGGHEGEGHWNERGHRAAGELIAAELCRGLPAP